In Paenibacillus sp. FSL R7-0345, a single window of DNA contains:
- a CDS encoding ATP-binding protein translates to MRKYWLSVLASLLLVCLAPLFSILQSLMVTPDMPVSRQGVIDLRNWDFRKGGELKLNGEWEFYRDRLLTPGDFHSPAAGRTAPAVSTMIKVPDKWNTYLSETGTGKAKGYATYRLKAIVPDGESVVYGLRALNIRMASRIFLNGQEIGNSGLPAPSSSESKSNNIPYMGFAAVDGSRLEIIVQVANYNYSSGGIIQPIILGNQESIMKHREFALFVDGATIFGFFALALFLLMFSKVKASRGVTLYLGLFSFAALVYILTHGEKLIATALPGLPYEIILKLQLASSTLVYYYLIRYVANSINYPMPQAVMRASRAITAVLLLVAIFIPAQYFSYLEGLLITWGVVALSFVLYSMIAGTLQSRENMFLMMVSIESLSVVIVFYLVSFSSLAFHYYVLSYEIILFGLIQAIQMTRQYAASFLEVEQLSRRLLTLDGLKDDFMAATSRELRSPLQGIVNIAQTLSEGAAGKLNAQQNGQLSMVVSTGKRLSALINDMSDFAKLNHGGLFLQRQAVDLRSVASSVMEVTRHVTGNPKLSFRLELPDNLPLLHTDEQRLAQILFNLLANAVNYTQQGVITVSAEVKEDYVVIQVADNGSGLPPERLRTIFDAYDPHGASAQKLYRENGLGLSITQKLVELNGGKIEGESNLGQGTVFRFNLPVMKERAVLLGEEYLEATGWETAAASEQQTDELELLLDADCCKILIVDNDPVNLQVLSNALRLERHLVITAASGPEALLFVQEQPDIDLVIMDWAIPEMPGLVLCQTIRERFVLSELPVLVLTAGNRAEDLQAIFDAGANDYLIQPVQLREFRARVQTLLDMRKLIRKSVETEIAFLQAQIKPHFLYNALNAIISVCPDDPDKATDLLLDLSMYLRSSFDFQNRGQTVPIEKELELVRSYLALEKARFDDRLNIEFDLPEQIRELVPPLSIQPIVENAVNHGLMQKEAGGTLTLSVSLLPGRLVVSVSDNGIGMSRERISEVLSEERTEGGIGLRNIQRRLLKIYGTGLIIESEPGAGTRISYTIPRTGPVLE, encoded by the coding sequence ATGAGGAAGTACTGGCTTAGTGTGCTGGCCAGCCTGCTGCTGGTCTGCCTGGCGCCGCTGTTCTCCATCCTTCAGAGCTTAATGGTTACACCGGATATGCCTGTATCCAGGCAGGGCGTGATCGACCTGAGGAACTGGGATTTCCGGAAGGGCGGGGAACTGAAGCTGAACGGGGAATGGGAGTTTTACAGGGACCGGCTGCTTACGCCGGGTGACTTCCATTCTCCTGCAGCAGGCCGTACTGCTCCGGCAGTGTCCACCATGATCAAGGTGCCGGATAAATGGAATACTTACCTGTCCGAAACGGGCACCGGTAAGGCCAAAGGCTACGCTACTTACCGGCTGAAGGCCATAGTACCTGACGGGGAGTCGGTCGTATACGGGCTGCGGGCCCTGAATATCCGGATGGCCAGCAGGATATTCCTGAACGGACAGGAGATTGGCAACAGCGGCCTTCCAGCCCCCTCCTCTTCCGAGAGCAAATCCAACAATATTCCTTATATGGGATTTGCCGCGGTAGACGGCAGCAGGCTGGAAATTATTGTGCAGGTAGCGAATTATAACTATTCATCCGGCGGCATCATCCAGCCGATTATCCTCGGGAATCAGGAATCGATTATGAAACACCGGGAATTTGCCCTGTTTGTTGACGGGGCAACGATATTCGGATTTTTTGCCCTGGCCCTGTTCCTGCTGATGTTCTCCAAGGTAAAAGCCAGCCGGGGAGTAACCCTGTATCTGGGTCTGTTCAGCTTCGCTGCCCTGGTATATATCCTGACCCATGGCGAAAAGCTCATTGCGACCGCCCTTCCCGGACTGCCCTATGAGATTATTTTGAAGCTCCAGCTTGCCTCATCTACACTTGTATATTATTACCTGATTCGCTATGTGGCCAATTCAATCAATTATCCGATGCCGCAGGCGGTTATGAGGGCATCCAGAGCGATTACTGCAGTGCTGCTGCTGGTTGCCATATTCATTCCGGCGCAGTATTTCAGCTACCTGGAAGGGCTATTGATCACCTGGGGCGTAGTCGCTCTAAGCTTTGTGCTTTACTCCATGATCGCCGGTACACTGCAGAGCCGCGAAAATATGTTTCTGATGATGGTCAGCATAGAAAGCCTTAGTGTAGTTATCGTCTTCTATCTTGTCAGCTTCAGCAGTCTGGCTTTTCATTATTATGTGCTATCCTATGAAATCATTCTGTTTGGTTTAATTCAGGCTATTCAGATGACCCGGCAATATGCTGCTTCTTTTCTTGAAGTGGAGCAGCTGTCCCGCAGGCTGCTGACACTGGACGGGCTGAAGGATGATTTCATGGCTGCCACCTCCCGCGAGCTGCGCAGCCCCTTGCAGGGAATCGTCAATATCGCCCAGACCCTGTCCGAAGGGGCGGCAGGCAAATTGAACGCCCAGCAGAACGGGCAGCTGTCCATGGTGGTTTCAACCGGAAAAAGGCTGTCCGCCCTGATCAATGACATGTCCGACTTTGCCAAGCTGAACCACGGGGGACTGTTCCTGCAGCGCCAGGCAGTTGATCTCCGGAGTGTCGCCTCGTCTGTAATGGAGGTTACCCGTCATGTTACGGGTAACCCCAAGCTCAGCTTCCGCCTGGAACTGCCGGACAATCTGCCGCTGCTTCATACGGACGAACAGCGGCTGGCGCAGATCCTGTTCAATTTGCTGGCTAATGCTGTAAATTATACTCAGCAGGGTGTGATTACTGTATCAGCTGAGGTTAAAGAGGATTATGTGGTTATTCAAGTGGCTGATAACGGATCGGGCCTGCCGCCGGAGCGGCTGCGGACGATCTTTGATGCCTATGATCCCCACGGGGCCTCAGCCCAGAAGCTGTACCGTGAGAACGGGCTGGGGCTCAGCATTACCCAAAAGCTTGTAGAGCTTAACGGCGGAAAGATTGAAGGCGAGTCTAACCTCGGGCAGGGAACGGTCTTCCGCTTTAACCTGCCGGTGATGAAGGAACGGGCAGTACTGCTTGGTGAGGAGTACCTGGAGGCTACCGGCTGGGAAACGGCGGCAGCCTCCGAGCAGCAGACAGATGAACTGGAGCTGCTGCTGGATGCGGATTGCTGCAAAATCCTGATCGTCGATAATGATCCGGTTAACCTGCAGGTGCTCTCGAATGCCCTGCGGCTGGAGCGGCATCTGGTGATCACGGCTGCCAGCGGCCCGGAAGCGCTGCTGTTTGTGCAGGAGCAGCCTGATATCGACCTTGTTATTATGGATTGGGCTATACCGGAAATGCCCGGACTGGTCCTGTGTCAGACTATCCGCGAGCGGTTCGTCCTGTCCGAGCTGCCGGTTCTTGTCCTGACAGCAGGGAACCGGGCGGAGGACCTTCAGGCTATTTTTGATGCAGGGGCCAATGACTATCTGATCCAGCCGGTGCAGCTGAGAGAATTCAGGGCCCGTGTGCAGACGCTGCTCGATATGCGTAAGCTGATCCGCAAGTCGGTGGAGACGGAAATCGCCTTTCTGCAGGCCCAGATCAAACCGCATTTCTTGTATAACGCGCTTAATGCGATTATCTCGGTCTGTCCGGATGACCCGGATAAGGCGACGGATCTGCTGCTGGATCTCAGCATGTATCTGCGCAGCAGCTTTGACTTCCAGAACCGCGGACAGACCGTGCCGATTGAGAAGGAGCTTGAGCTGGTCCGGTCTTATCTGGCTCTGGAAAAGGCGAGATTTGATGACCGGCTGAATATCGAGTTTGATCTGCCGGAGCAGATCCGTGAGCTGGTTCCGCCGCTCAGCATTCAGCCGATTGTGGAGAACGCGGTGAACCACGGGCTGATGCAAAAGGAAGCCGGCGGAACGCTCACGCTGTCGGTCTCTCTGCTGCCCGGCCGGCTGGTGGTGTCGGTATCGGATAACGGTATCGGCATGTCCCGGGAGCGGATAAGTGAGGTTCTGTCCGAGGAACGCACTGAAGGCGGAATCGGGCTGAGAAATATACAGCGGCGGCTGCTCAAAATTTATGGCACCGGTCTGATAATCGAAAGCGAGCCCGGCGCCGGAACCCGGATTTCCTACACTATTCCACGGACCGGTCCGGTCCTGGAATGA
- a CDS encoding nucleobase:cation symporter-2 family protein, whose protein sequence is MLSKQKVFALGLQHVLAMYAGAVIVPLVVGGALNLSAAQMAYLIAADLFTCGLATLLQVMGSKYFGSGLPVVLGCTFTAVSPIIAIASGSNLATAYGAIIISGLFVVLAAPVYGRLLKFFPTVVTGSVVTIIGLSLIPVAMNNVAGGQGSPDFGQPRNLLLALITLLVILVVNRLATGFLRSVSVLVGLVVGTAIGYFMGIVDFSAVGTASYVSIAQPFYFGWPQFSVTAIFTMIIVNIVSMVESTGVYFAVGKATDQKVEDRQIVNGLRSEGLAIMLGGLFNAFPYTAFSQNVGLLSLTRVKTRNVIFAAGGIMVVLGLLPKLAALTTVVPNAVLGGAMIVMFGSVAASGMSILSEVDLRKDGNLLIAACSIAVGLGSAVLPSMFDQLPEFARMLLQNGIVSGSLTAIVLNLFLSKSQDHAAAGAPAAAPDIK, encoded by the coding sequence ATGTTAAGCAAGCAAAAGGTATTCGCCCTGGGACTGCAGCATGTACTGGCGATGTACGCCGGAGCAGTCATCGTACCGCTGGTTGTCGGAGGCGCGCTGAACTTAAGCGCGGCACAGATGGCCTATCTGATCGCAGCGGATCTGTTCACCTGCGGACTGGCCACTCTGCTCCAGGTAATGGGCAGCAAGTACTTCGGAAGCGGGCTGCCCGTCGTGCTGGGCTGTACGTTTACTGCCGTCAGCCCGATTATTGCCATCGCTTCAGGGTCTAATCTCGCCACCGCTTATGGTGCAATCATTATATCCGGCCTGTTTGTTGTACTGGCCGCCCCTGTGTACGGCAGGCTGCTTAAGTTCTTCCCTACAGTAGTCACCGGCTCTGTAGTCACCATCATCGGCCTCTCGCTTATCCCTGTTGCCATGAACAATGTGGCCGGCGGACAGGGCAGCCCCGATTTCGGACAGCCGCGCAATCTGCTGCTGGCCCTCATTACACTGCTGGTTATCCTTGTGGTCAACCGGCTGGCGACCGGCTTCCTGCGCTCCGTGTCCGTACTGGTAGGTCTGGTTGTCGGAACAGCCATCGGCTATTTTATGGGAATCGTTGATTTCTCTGCTGTCGGCACCGCTTCTTATGTAAGTATCGCCCAGCCGTTCTACTTTGGCTGGCCGCAGTTCAGTGTGACAGCAATCTTTACAATGATCATCGTTAATATCGTATCAATGGTAGAATCGACCGGCGTATATTTTGCCGTGGGTAAGGCTACCGACCAGAAGGTAGAGGACCGGCAGATTGTGAACGGGCTGCGCTCGGAAGGGCTTGCGATCATGCTGGGCGGCTTATTTAACGCCTTCCCTTATACGGCGTTCTCTCAGAATGTCGGGCTGTTGTCGCTGACCCGGGTCAAGACACGCAATGTCATTTTTGCAGCAGGCGGGATTATGGTCGTGCTGGGTCTTCTTCCCAAGCTGGCTGCGCTGACAACCGTTGTGCCTAATGCGGTACTCGGCGGCGCTATGATTGTCATGTTTGGTTCTGTCGCCGCTTCCGGCATGTCGATACTGTCCGAGGTGGACCTGCGCAAGGACGGTAACCTGCTGATCGCCGCCTGCAGTATTGCTGTCGGCCTCGGCTCGGCAGTCCTGCCTTCCATGTTCGACCAGCTGCCGGAGTTTGCGAGAATGCTGCTGCAGAACGGAATTGTTTCCGGGTCCCTGACAGCGATTGTCCTGAACCTTTTCCTGTCCAAGTCCCAGGATCATGCTGCAGCAGGAGCACCGGCTGCAGCACCGGACATAAAATAA
- a CDS encoding signal peptide protein — protein sequence MLGMLLSAVLLLGACSSSEDSVFHTGTSAEVTDSVSRVPWDYRVVESTVGDLVGSDMTVLPDNELLPNDENYATGDKIWTLQFMDAEMTTTADQKNEVRLSEWTTLKSYPDQNTATEDLKNLKVSITTDVDLVGVYKTKYQEKTRNFAILELPSGNRVKQPIDDERYTALEKAKTASVVLEEVHDFADYDSAYAKFRGWAN from the coding sequence ATGCTTGGTATGCTGCTGTCTGCTGTGCTGCTGCTTGGCGCCTGCTCCAGCAGCGAGGACAGTGTATTTCATACCGGTACTTCAGCAGAGGTTACTGACAGTGTATCGCGTGTGCCCTGGGATTACCGTGTAGTGGAGAGTACCGTGGGGGATCTGGTCGGCAGCGATATGACGGTTTTGCCGGATAATGAGCTGCTGCCTAATGATGAGAATTATGCTACGGGCGATAAGATCTGGACACTGCAGTTCATGGATGCAGAGATGACTACCACTGCCGATCAGAAGAACGAGGTTCGTTTGTCTGAATGGACCACGCTTAAATCCTATCCGGACCAGAACACCGCGACAGAGGACTTGAAGAATCTGAAGGTATCGATTACAACCGATGTTGACCTTGTAGGGGTGTACAAAACCAAGTACCAGGAGAAGACGAGAAACTTCGCGATCCTTGAGCTGCCCTCCGGCAACCGGGTCAAGCAGCCGATAGACGACGAGCGCTACACGGCATTAGAAAAAGCAAAAACAGCATCGGTAGTGCTGGAGGAAGTGCATGATTTTGCCGATTATGATTCGGCTTATGCGAAATTTCGGGGGTGGGCGAATTGA
- a CDS encoding glutathionylspermidine synthase family protein: MSPENSVFQLLDQSALERAPRVEQLHELGFTWADLEEEEYWLDAIAVMTAETYRELAGASEKLWGILDKAARYVHRRQDLYELLGIPPVLWQMLDETPLPEPGLISRYARFDFAVADDGTIKLLELNADTPTGYVEASIATPWICEQAGVGSPNGEMKELLAAAWGIERPDTAACVAYGSHQEDSGTIEALVRHSGLDIKCVDCLDLWIDNGHVYDGENRRIERMFALYPKEWMAVDEGGDALAYAVETGRLQLFNGPHSILLQSKGLLAAVWGMYELGLLYTEEERESISRYILPTYNKPVFSGNFVSKSVFGREGGSVRLFDDSGELELADEEGFDSSVLFPTVYQKRAELARIRTAEGELHLLTGMFVINGKPCGLLGRAGGPITGNASHFIALGVSELEQE; this comes from the coding sequence ATGAGCCCGGAGAACAGTGTCTTTCAATTGCTGGACCAGTCGGCACTGGAGCGTGCGCCGCGGGTAGAGCAGCTGCATGAGCTGGGCTTTACCTGGGCTGATCTTGAGGAAGAGGAATACTGGCTGGACGCCATTGCGGTTATGACTGCAGAAACTTACAGGGAACTGGCCGGGGCTTCAGAGAAGCTCTGGGGGATTCTCGATAAGGCGGCGCGCTATGTTCACCGCAGACAGGATTTATATGAGCTGCTCGGCATCCCGCCGGTGCTGTGGCAGATGCTGGATGAGACACCGCTGCCGGAGCCCGGGCTGATCAGCCGGTATGCCCGGTTTGATTTTGCCGTAGCGGATGACGGGACAATTAAGCTGCTGGAGCTGAACGCGGATACGCCAACGGGATATGTGGAAGCCTCAATCGCGACACCCTGGATCTGTGAACAGGCCGGAGTCGGCAGTCCGAACGGTGAAATGAAGGAGCTGCTGGCTGCAGCCTGGGGGATTGAGCGCCCGGACACTGCTGCCTGTGTTGCCTACGGCTCCCACCAGGAGGATTCTGGGACGATCGAGGCGCTTGTACGCCATAGCGGCCTGGACATTAAGTGTGTAGACTGTCTGGATTTGTGGATTGATAACGGCCATGTGTATGACGGGGAGAACCGGCGTATTGAGCGGATGTTTGCCTTGTACCCGAAGGAATGGATGGCAGTGGATGAAGGCGGCGATGCACTCGCCTATGCTGTAGAGACAGGACGGCTGCAGCTGTTTAACGGACCGCACAGCATTCTGCTGCAGTCAAAGGGCCTGCTTGCTGCCGTGTGGGGCATGTATGAGCTGGGACTGCTGTATACAGAAGAAGAGCGCGAGTCCATCTCCCGCTATATTCTGCCGACCTACAACAAGCCGGTATTTTCGGGAAACTTCGTATCCAAATCGGTATTTGGCCGCGAAGGCGGATCTGTGCGCCTGTTCGATGACAGCGGCGAGCTGGAGCTTGCCGACGAAGAAGGCTTTGACAGCAGCGTGTTATTCCCGACCGTATACCAGAAGAGGGCTGAGCTTGCCCGGATCCGCACCGCGGAGGGCGAACTGCATCTGCTGACCGGCATGTTCGTGATTAACGGGAAGCCCTGCGGGCTGCTGGGGCGGGCCGGCGGACCGATTACAGGCAATGCCAGTCATTTTATTGCGTTAGGAGTGAGTGAGCTTGAACAGGAATAA
- a CDS encoding DUF350 domain-containing protein, translated as MTIVINLVVSVLTIILLQVLGMVVFALMTPFKDMEEIKKGNVAVALAMGGKFLATAIILGVAAYTNTSIWHMMLWFAVGYVCLIAAYWIFELFTPGFRISEQLQKGNAAVGTMLCLVFIGTSFAVSSLII; from the coding sequence TTGACGATAGTTATTAATCTGGTTGTAAGTGTCTTAACGATTATTCTGCTGCAAGTGCTTGGCATGGTCGTCTTTGCGCTGATGACACCATTTAAGGATATGGAAGAAATCAAGAAGGGTAACGTAGCGGTAGCACTGGCAATGGGCGGGAAATTCCTGGCCACTGCGATCATTCTGGGTGTAGCAGCCTATACGAATACTTCGATCTGGCATATGATGCTGTGGTTTGCGGTCGGATATGTCTGTCTGATTGCCGCCTACTGGATATTCGAGCTGTTTACTCCGGGCTTCAGGATATCCGAACAGCTGCAGAAGGGCAATGCCGCTGTAGGAACCATGCTCTGTCTGGTGTTCATCGGAACGTCGTTTGCTGTAAGCAGCCTCATTATTTAA
- a CDS encoding glycosyltransferase, whose amino-acid sequence MTVSDVLMVIAVICIWSLLLVNVALIIAGYLYYIQTEREEVPEIQGEYPFVTIMVPAHNEGVVISKTVESLLALDYPHDRYEIIVINDNSSDNSAVLLGNIQNRYPGRNLLIINTDSVTGGKGKSNALNIGFTRSRGELIAIYDADNTPERTALKYLVAEIVSDQRLGAVIGKFRTRNRDASLLTRFINIETLSFQWMAQAGRWKLFKLCTIPGTNFIMRRSIVEAIGGWDVKAIAEDTEISFRIYMMGYRIKFQPKSVTWEQEPQTVKVWFKQRTRWAKGNVYVIVKNLPLLFDRSAAKIRFDILYYVSIYFLLLISLITSDLLLVLHAMGYVHTTIAGLSSFLWLLAIVLFVVGIFVTLTTEKGEMSLSNLGIILLMYVSYCQLWMAVAAYGMYNYLKDVMFKREAKWYKTERY is encoded by the coding sequence ATGACGGTCTCGGACGTGCTGATGGTAATTGCGGTGATCTGCATCTGGTCGCTGCTGCTGGTCAATGTTGCCCTGATTATTGCCGGTTATCTGTATTACATTCAAACGGAGCGGGAAGAGGTTCCGGAAATTCAGGGTGAATACCCGTTTGTGACCATCATGGTCCCTGCACACAATGAGGGCGTAGTGATCAGCAAGACTGTGGAGTCCCTGCTCGCGCTGGATTACCCGCATGACCGCTATGAGATCATTGTCATAAACGATAATTCCTCGGATAACAGTGCCGTGCTGCTGGGAAATATACAGAACAGATACCCGGGACGCAATCTGCTGATTATCAATACCGATTCGGTTACCGGGGGCAAAGGGAAATCGAATGCGCTGAATATCGGCTTTACCCGCAGCAGAGGGGAGCTGATTGCCATTTACGATGCCGACAATACGCCGGAGCGGACGGCGCTGAAATATCTGGTCGCCGAGATTGTATCCGACCAGCGTCTGGGCGCTGTCATCGGCAAGTTCAGAACCCGCAACCGTGATGCCAGTCTGCTCACCAGGTTTATTAATATAGAGACGCTGTCTTTTCAATGGATGGCCCAAGCCGGACGCTGGAAGCTGTTCAAGCTGTGTACGATTCCGGGAACCAACTTTATTATGCGCAGGTCCATCGTTGAAGCGATCGGCGGCTGGGATGTCAAGGCGATTGCCGAGGACACCGAGATCAGCTTCCGCATCTATATGATGGGCTACCGGATCAAGTTCCAGCCGAAGTCAGTTACGTGGGAGCAGGAGCCGCAGACGGTAAAGGTCTGGTTCAAGCAGCGGACCCGCTGGGCCAAAGGCAATGTCTATGTGATTGTTAAAAATCTGCCCTTGCTGTTCGACCGCTCAGCTGCCAAAATCCGCTTTGATATCCTGTACTATGTGTCGATTTATTTCCTGCTGCTGATCTCGCTGATCACATCAGACCTGCTGCTGGTGCTGCATGCGATGGGATATGTGCATACCACGATTGCCGGGCTCAGCAGCTTTCTGTGGCTATTGGCCATTGTGCTGTTCGTGGTTGGAATCTTTGTCACCCTGACGACCGAAAAGGGTGAGATGAGCTTATCCAATCTCGGCATTATCCTGCTGATGTATGTCTCTTACTGCCAGCTGTGGATGGCCGTTGCCGCTTACGGAATGTATAACTACCTCAAGGATGTCATGTTCAAACGGGAAGCCAAATGGTATAAAACCGAGCGCTACTAG
- a CDS encoding xanthine phosphoribosyltransferase, protein MKVLEERIRQEGLILSDTVLKVDSFLNHQVDTQLALQIGQEFKEVFGHLPVTKILTVEASGIQFAMAAGIAFRVPFIYAKKKKAVTLSESVYSAPVHSFTRQEDYLISISQKYLGPEDKVLIVDDFLATGAALVGLADIVEQSGAQLLGVGCVIEKSFQEGRGLLEQRGIAVHSLARISSMAPGEVHFIANEELIKESAGC, encoded by the coding sequence ATGAAAGTTTTAGAGGAACGCATTAGACAAGAGGGGCTGATTCTCTCGGATACCGTGCTGAAGGTGGATTCGTTTCTGAATCATCAGGTCGATACTCAGCTTGCCCTGCAGATCGGGCAGGAGTTTAAGGAAGTATTCGGCCATTTGCCGGTTACCAAAATATTGACGGTTGAAGCGAGCGGCATCCAGTTTGCAATGGCTGCAGGCATTGCGTTCCGGGTTCCCTTTATTTACGCCAAGAAAAAGAAAGCCGTGACATTGTCCGAAAGCGTCTATTCGGCACCGGTGCATTCCTTTACCCGTCAGGAAGACTACCTGATCAGTATTTCCCAGAAATATCTGGGGCCGGAAGACAAGGTACTGATTGTTGATGATTTCCTTGCCACCGGCGCAGCGCTGGTCGGACTGGCAGATATTGTAGAGCAGTCCGGCGCACAGCTGCTGGGTGTAGGCTGTGTAATCGAGAAGAGCTTTCAGGAAGGGCGGGGTCTGCTGGAGCAAAGAGGCATCGCAGTGCATTCACTGGCGAGAATCTCATCCATGGCCCCGGGAGAAGTTCATTTTATCGCAAATGAAGAGCTGATTAAGGAGAGTGCAGGATGTTAA
- a CDS encoding response regulator, whose protein sequence is MKAILIDDEKPALQHLERLLTKDGRLQIAGKYTSARLGLQHLEQEKADIVFLDIGMPEMNGLEAAEHIMQADRNIRIVYITAYSEYAIDAFELNAADYLLKPVTAQRLNKTLERLVVSREEPLVPQPAAGATVDNPWILCFKRLEFMDRNDAGRKTLWRTSKAQEVLALMLHYRGQWVLKDIIVDLVWPDFKPEKAVTNLHTTVYHIRKLLKTWGMEITVEFSQERYRLVTGDAPLDVERFVQGWQGGAVQDEQDWQHREEVLALYRGDYLAEHHYDWAEAKRKELQVNYIEMSLRSAEYELDTDRPRQALARLSVLQEVDPYSEDICRLVLRSYAQLGDFPGFRKHYDNYKALLQNDLGIGPGSIMDSWVENVF, encoded by the coding sequence ATGAAGGCAATATTAATAGATGATGAAAAACCCGCGCTGCAGCATCTTGAGCGCCTGCTAACCAAAGACGGGCGGCTGCAGATAGCCGGTAAATATACCTCGGCAAGGCTGGGTCTGCAGCATCTGGAGCAGGAAAAGGCTGACATTGTCTTTTTGGACATCGGCATGCCGGAAATGAACGGTCTGGAGGCGGCTGAGCATATTATGCAGGCGGACCGCAATATCCGGATCGTCTACATCACAGCATATAGTGAGTATGCCATTGATGCTTTTGAGCTGAATGCCGCTGATTACCTGCTGAAGCCGGTCACGGCGCAGCGGCTGAACAAAACACTGGAACGGCTGGTGGTGAGCCGTGAAGAACCGCTTGTTCCGCAGCCTGCTGCCGGGGCAACGGTAGATAACCCATGGATTCTCTGCTTCAAGCGGCTGGAGTTCATGGACAGGAATGATGCCGGCAGAAAAACGCTCTGGAGAACAAGCAAAGCGCAGGAGGTGCTGGCGCTAATGCTGCACTACCGCGGGCAATGGGTATTAAAGGATATCATCGTTGATCTCGTCTGGCCCGATTTCAAGCCGGAAAAGGCGGTGACCAATCTGCATACGACGGTGTATCACATCCGCAAGCTGCTCAAGACTTGGGGAATGGAGATCACAGTGGAATTCTCGCAGGAACGCTACCGTCTGGTCACCGGAGATGCCCCGCTCGATGTGGAGCGGTTCGTTCAGGGCTGGCAGGGCGGAGCTGTGCAGGATGAACAGGACTGGCAGCACCGCGAGGAGGTTCTGGCTTTATACCGCGGCGATTATCTGGCTGAGCATCACTACGACTGGGCGGAGGCGAAACGCAAGGAGCTGCAGGTTAATTATATAGAGATGTCCTTGCGTTCGGCTGAATATGAGCTGGATACCGATCGTCCGCGGCAGGCGCTTGCCCGGCTGTCTGTGCTCCAGGAGGTAGATCCCTATTCGGAGGATATCTGCCGGCTGGTTCTGCGGAGTTATGCCCAGCTTGGTGATTTTCCCGGATTCCGCAAGCATTACGATAATTATAAAGCCCTGCTGCAGAATGATCTGGGCATCGGTCCGGGCAGTATAATGGACAGCTGGGTAGAGAATGTCTTTTAG
- a CDS encoding ion channel, protein MHFLLKLSGKLIALKKKTIAIMILCFVVLSATIAFALEPETFNSWFNAFYWVMTTMATVGYGDFFAATAAGKVFTIFLYVFGIGLLSLVIGKVVEAMGEMQRRRGEGTLSFHGADHVVLINWSRKTQAAVDEILCYAPKCRIVIIDESGRHPLEQMEQVHFISGDASSDEILMKASIGRARAAIVFGDIRIDEASLVDGKSLLIISSIERIAPQVHTTVEIMQEKNIKNFRHVQVNEFVLSHDAVSRLAVRSALQEGNSEVLSQLLSRQHGDDIYEVPLDAGWRTYGEAFQALLLQGATLLSDRGDLGINRKLDQPIPADARLYVVADEETYRRIKG, encoded by the coding sequence GTGCATTTTCTCCTCAAATTATCCGGTAAGCTGATTGCCCTGAAAAAGAAGACGATCGCCATCATGATTCTATGCTTTGTTGTGCTGAGTGCCACGATTGCGTTTGCCCTGGAGCCGGAGACGTTTAACAGCTGGTTCAACGCTTTCTACTGGGTTATGACGACTATGGCCACTGTAGGCTATGGTGACTTTTTTGCTGCTACGGCTGCGGGGAAGGTATTTACAATTTTCTTATATGTCTTCGGCATCGGTCTTTTGAGTCTGGTGATAGGCAAGGTTGTCGAGGCTATGGGAGAGATGCAGAGAAGGAGAGGAGAAGGAACCTTGAGCTTTCATGGGGCGGATCATGTGGTGCTGATCAACTGGAGCCGGAAAACACAGGCAGCCGTTGACGAAATTTTGTGCTATGCGCCGAAGTGCCGGATTGTAATCATTGATGAGTCCGGCCGGCATCCGCTGGAGCAGATGGAGCAGGTGCATTTTATCAGCGGGGATGCCTCGAGCGACGAGATTCTGATGAAGGCTTCGATCGGCAGGGCCAGAGCGGCGATTGTGTTCGGCGACATCCGAATCGATGAGGCTTCACTGGTTGACGGCAAATCGCTGCTGATCATCTCCAGCATTGAGCGGATTGCCCCGCAGGTACATACTACAGTAGAGATTATGCAGGAAAAGAATATCAAAAATTTCCGGCATGTCCAGGTAAATGAATTCGTCCTCTCGCATGATGCGGTTTCCAGGCTGGCTGTCAGATCAGCGCTGCAGGAAGGCAATTCCGAGGTGCTCAGCCAGCTGCTCAGCCGCCAGCATGGCGATGACATTTACGAGGTGCCGCTGGATGCAGGCTGGCGGACCTACGGCGAGGCCTTCCAGGCGCTGCTGCTGCAGGGGGCCACCCTGCTGTCCGACCGCGGTGATCTCGGGATCAACCGCAAGCTGGACCAGCCGATTCCGGCGGATGCCAGACTGTATGTCGTGGCCGATGAAGAAACGTACCGCAGGATTAAAGGTTAA